Sequence from the Scyliorhinus canicula chromosome 7, sScyCan1.1, whole genome shotgun sequence genome:
tctttgggaagGCCTTTacaaaatgtttgtaatgttctttcagatattttacgaataaagtatattttttgcaaAAAAATATTTATGGAGAGCTTTCAAACGTATTTTTATACCGATGCACTTTTGCAGTTGTAGTCCTCAGGCAGACAGTTTGTAGTACAAACGACAGCTGTTTAACACTTTGACTTTATTCTGGTTAAAGGCTTGAGCAAGTTAAACCACAATAGCTCCAAGTAACAATGTAAAACAAAACCTCCAGAGAATTAAATATTTCCAGCAAAACTATCCCATCTGTTACTATAGTCAAATGCTGACTTGGATACCAGTTTACTTCTGTTTGTTGAAATATGATACAGTATCTGCAAATTAAGCACACACAAAAGGCATTTTACTGAGTGTACTTATAATGCATTTACATTTCATTAAGTCCACAATATATTTTCTGAATACTAACATTCATCAAATATCAAAGATTGGATTAATAATTAACAGAAATATAGCAACAAGCATGACTTTCTACACAAGAATGTTGGAATGTGCATTTAATAAGAAGCCAAACCTGTTTATGTAACCGGTACCAAATATATCATTGACTTCCACTGCTGCTCTTACTCTTAAGTGGAGTGTTAACACAAAAGAACATCACATTCAATTTCCAGCTGTCTTTAGGGGTAGATGTGAAATTGAGGTTGAGTACTCGGAAGTGTGAACAGTTTACAGACATCTGTCCACATCATTCATGATGTACACCAGTGAGTCCTCAGCATGTTAGACAGCAAAATTATACTGTAAAATTGAACAGGATCAAATTTAAACACAGCAGGCACTTTACAGATCAactatgatctcattaaatggcagacagactgaatggcctacatcGTTTCTATATTGAAGACGCCTGGAAGCAGCAAAATGGGTCTTGTATATGTGGTAGTTAGATCTTTAAATGGTTTATCAAGCTTCAGAGCGTTTCTTAACCACTTATCTAAGCCCCAATATTTTCACTTTATCGGTGGTTATTATAGAGGAAAATAGTACTCTGCTTCAATCAATTTTAGAAGAAAACTTTAATTTATTAACACTTACAGTGGGCAGATAGTGCTGCACAAAAGAAAATACAACAATATTTTCTAATCATTTTTCATGAATGTATCTCCCGAGGAGTtaccagacatgggaagaacagaGACCCCAGCGGGACACCATGACTGGCTCAGGAAAGCGAGCTGCAGCCCATGGCCAAAGCCTATCAGCCCTGGAAATGAGCAGGGGAAGGTACAAGTACAGTTGACAATGCCATCAAGGACCGCCTGGTGGCTGCTATGGGGGTCAGTCACGATTTACCACTTTCTTTTCTTATACTATCCGGTTTGGGTGCAAATTGAAGTGGAAAACTCTCACAGCAACAGGAAGGAAGCCAAAGTTACCTTTCTGCTCCTCTGAATGATTATGTTTCTATTACAAAGCTCACGTATGAGACAACTTTGAAATAATCAGGGAAGCCAATAGCAAGGCAAACATAAAAAGCCTCCCATACATTAACTCTTTGCTTCTGAGTGCAGTGAATATTaacagtatttccagcattttctatcgtTAATTTTGGATATCGCCTGAAGAACAAGCAGATTCAGCCATGCGATATTCCCTCAGCGCTGTCAATTGCAGTGTCAATCTTGTTCATCTCTTCCAGGAATTGGAGTGGGGCTGAATGCCAATCTTCTTACTCAAGCCAAAAATGCCAGTAAGAGACAAAGAGTCACCATAAACTGAAGAAATACATCTTTATCAAATAAATTTAGCAATTACAATCTAAAAAGAGAGCTAATGTATTCGTAACCAGCAAAAGTGGGGCAAGGCAAAAAGAGAATTTTACACTTATCCTTCAGCAAGGGCCAGTTTGGTAACATTTCCTCACTCAAGATTTTTGACAATACAGCAAATGCCAGTAGTTTGCTGCATGGGAAAGGAGTGCAGTCTGTTTTCATTAGCTATATTGGCACCAGTATTTACATACCAGCTTGAATTAGGCTACTGGTTGCTTTGCAATATATTATATTGAATTTTAGCACAAATATAAAgcttcatttttattttataaagcATTCATGGCAGGTGCGCCAATCTTTCACCAGGGCAGAACAGGGTACACAGCCTCAATCACAAATTCCTACAATGTGTTCTTCAAAAACTTGCAGCAACTCATTAGATTCATATTTGATGACGGGGAGCTCGGAATCCTCATTGGGCTGGACATTTGCTGGCGCTGCTCCGCCTTGACCAGTGATCTTTAGGTGGACAAATTTCATCTTCCAATTGTTCTCGCTGCTTGGACAACGGATAAGACCAAAGATTTGCTCAAAAATCCCCAGGCAGATTGACTCTCTGTGAATGGTACCAGCCACTGCAATAATAACTAATCCATGAGGAGAATGGATACACTTCAGTCCATTGCCAGTCAGGTTAGGATTCAGGAATAGATGTTCCTCTTTTGGCAGTGCTAATAAACGGAGGCTAACCATAACTGCACCAGTGTACACCTCCAACTGCTGCTCAGAAGTTCTATAGGAAAACTTAAGTATAACATCTTCCCAAAAATGCTGAGGGCCCCATTCTTTCGATTGTTCTTGCAGCAAAGGATTCTGGGAGTTCAGAAGCTGATAAAACCACTTGCAGAATTCAAGTCCCATGGTTTGGTAATCATCCTTATAATTTGCTGCTATGTCACTTCGTGGGGCATTATTTCCAGATGTGCTTCCAGAAGAATAATTTCTCTGAAAGGAAGAATATGTATATTTATCCTTAGCTGGGAATATACTGTGCATCTGAATAAACACAATAACCAGAGGATTACATAAGACAATGAGCTAATGCTCCTTTACCAATTGTATGAGGTgagatggggcggggggaggtgagatggggcggggggaggcgaAATGGGGCGGAGGGAGGcgagacaggggagggggaggcgagacGGGGGTAGGGAGAGGCTAGACAGGGCGACGGGAGGCAAGACGGGGGGAGGCAAGGCAGGGAGAggcgagatggggagggaggtgaaatggaggtggggggagcgAGGTGGGGTCGGGGTTAGAGGTTGTCGGAGCTGGTGCCGGGAAGGGGATTGAGATGAGGACGGCACCGCGTGGTGGTGGGGTCAagtgacgggggtggggggtggtggggcggaAGAAGAGATATTACctgggtggggtgtggaggggagcTAGTACCAAGACAGAGATAGGGGGAGTGTGAGGGCGAAAGGGAAAAGTGAGGGAATGTGCATGAGAAGAGCGTTTATGAGGGGCAGAATATGTCTATAAATCTGGTGCAAAACCACTATCAGGGTTCCTATTCACCAgaacccacacacaccatcaagCATTTCCAGTGCAGACTAATGAGTGAGCACCCTGAGCCTGGGAATGAGCCAGGAACATGCCCTCTTACCCTATAATATTCAACACTACTTATGACTTTCTTGCTCAGCAACTTGCTTGTTTTCATACCTCAGTTGATTTAaaattcatgtttgatgttgtgccaagctatctttatgaaatttgcttattgggTCCTTGTGAGAAAAAAATTGAAAGGCGGCCCACATGCAAAAAGGTTGAACAAGCCTGCCCTGCTCTCACCTCCAACAAAAGGTGTGGAGAGCTCATGGGTACTGTCAGGAAAATAGTGAGAACATGAAAATTAAGGAAATCCAGTAAATTGGAATGCGCTCTGCTGGTTATACGCTTTTAAAaaccattttaaaaatggaaggtgtttgggcagcagggtggcgaggttccaggttccaggccctggggcactgtccgtgtggagtttgcacattcccccgcatgtttgcgtgggtctcacccccacaacccaaaagatgtgcatgataggtgaattggccacgctaaattagcccttcattgaaaaaaaaagaattggtcatTCTAATAGCTGTTTGAAATTCCTGTGTCAGTGAAGAAAGCCTGCTTGAAAAATCAGTTGTTTTGTCCTATATCAGAAGCAACCGCTAAATATATAACTGCCTGGTGTGGTAACAATTACTCGACTTTGCTTATACCTtttacaaaaaaataaaataaaagatgtTGTCTGGGGAGAATCAGCTCTGaggttagggaacttaaggtcTTTGGAACTGGTTAAGACAAAGGGTACTATGTTTAGCTGTTGAGTTAAGTATATTTCTAGTTgactttattttattgttttattgTTTAATAAATAATTACTTTatttaaaatcatcacaaaaCATCTGGGACATTATTCTCTGGTTTTCAAATTCTTCCTCACATTGTATCAAATTCCAAAATACAGTTGAGGAAATATGTTTCAagtttccctctgggattttgaatACCCTGGTGTTTACCATCAGCCACGCTCACAACAGTATCCTTGTCACTAAGATCAAGGCCTTCGATCAATTGTTTCTGCCACTTCCCTGCCTTCCCCGAGTCCATTGAGTCAACCTTTCTCCAAAGACCTGCCTGACCCCTGAACTTACACCTTGCTCTATTTTCTCTGTCTTCCTTTTCCAAGCTCGTCTTGTCCATGAGatcgacttagaacatagaacagtacagcacagaacaggcccttcggccctcgatgttgtgccgagccatgatcaccctactcaaacccacgtatccaccctatacccgtaacccaacaacccccccccccccccttaaccttactttttaggacactacgggcaatttagcatggccaatccacctaacccttctTACTCCCTCCACTCTGTTTCCATTAGACTATGGAAGACCAAACTTCCCTTTCTGGCTCCAACATTACCTAACATTGTTAATAGTTTGCTCACCTCAG
This genomic interval carries:
- the LOC119968840 gene encoding uncharacterized protein C3orf38-like, which codes for MALLTDKERCGCREILQSLGPGELYPLADTVTNRMLKIQNGTEAMDAILCYSQSAEELLKRKKIHREIIFQYLAKHNIVMPSNAEKCLLVQKVIEYWREGSTASQRNYSSGSTSGNNAPRSDIAANYKDDYQTMGLEFCKWFYQLLNSQNPLLQEQSKEWGPQHFWEDVILKFSYRTSEQQLEVYTGAVMVSLRLLALPKEEHLFLNPNLTGNGLKCIHSPHGLVIIAVAGTIHRESICLGIFEQIFGLIRCPSSENNWKMKFVHLKITGQGGAAPANVQPNEDSELPVIKYESNELLQVFEEHIVGICD